The Amblyraja radiata isolate CabotCenter1 unplaced genomic scaffold, sAmbRad1.1.pri scaffold_458_ctg1, whole genome shotgun sequence genome has a segment encoding these proteins:
- the LOC116969979 gene encoding potassium channel subfamily K member 1-like, with the protein MAESRCPSQPLVFLALFYLCYLLLGALTVSLVERPHERRLHLELQVLKSRLLNGSRCLSEAELEHFLSRVLRADGYGVSVLSNASHHTNWDFASSFFFASTLVTTVGYGHTTPLSNGGKAFSIIFALVGVPLTMLFLTVLVQRLMVYVTTRPIDLCQQRLGYSRRQVTAVHLLTMGLVVLLTFFIVPSAIFSAIEHDWTFLDAFYFCFISLTTVGLGDFVPGEQSGQRLRPLYKLSVSLFLLCGLTVMLLLLRTFIQLAGLHGLTQMFDLPLSEDEEGREEEETDEGTILQGSQTDRTPKPPSLNAPPSYNSILPPDNR; encoded by the exons ATGGCCGAGAGCCGCTGCCCCTCGCAGCCGCTGGTCTTCCTTGCCCTCTTCTACCTGTGCTACCTGTTGCTGGGGGCGCTCACCGTGTCGCTGGTGGAGCGGCCTCATGAGCGCCGGCTCCACCTGGAGCTGCAGGTCCTCAAGAGCCGCCTGTTGAACGGCAGCCGCTGCCTGAGCGAGGCCGAGCTGGAACACTTCCTCTCCCGGGTGCTGAGAGCCGATGGCTACGGTGTCTCGGTCCTCAGCAACGCCAGCCACCACACAAACTGGGACTTCGCCTCTTCATTCTTCTTCGCCAGCACTTTAGTCACCACAGTCG GGTACGGCCACACCACGCCCTTGTCCAATGGGGGCAAAGCCTTCTCCATCATCTTTGCCCTGGTGGGAGTCCCGCTGACCATGCTGTTTCTCACCGTGCTGGTCCAGCGGCTGATGGTGTACGtgaccactcggcccatcgaccTGTGCCAGCAGAGGCTGGGCTACAGCAGGCGGCAGGTGACCGCGGTCCACCTGCTCACCATGGGGCTGGTGGTGCTCCTCACCTTCTTCATCGTTCCGTCCGCCATCTTCAGCGCCATCGAGCACGACTGGACCTTCCTCGACGCCTTCTACTTCTGCTTCATCTCCCTCACCACCGTGGGCCTCGGGGACTTCGTGCCCGGAGAACAGAGCGGTCAGCGCCTGCGGCCACTCTACAAGCTGTCCGTCTCAT TGTTCCTGCTGTGTGGCCTGACTGTGATGCTGCTGCTCCTCCGCACCTTCATCCAACTGGCCGGCCTCCACGGACTGACCCAGATGTTCGACTTGCCGCTGAGTGAGGACGAGGAGggtcgggaggaggaggagacggacGAGGGGACAATCCTGCAGGGGTCCCAGACAGACCGTACCCCCAAACCACCCAGCCTCAACGCACCCCCTTCGTACAACTCCATCTTGCCCCCCGACAACCGATGA